One Nomascus leucogenys isolate Asia chromosome 22a, Asia_NLE_v1, whole genome shotgun sequence DNA segment encodes these proteins:
- the SPC25 gene encoding kinetochore protein Spc25, with translation MVEDELALFDKSINEFWNKFKSTDTSGQMAGLRDTYKDSMKAFAEKLSVKLKEEERMVEMFLEYQNQISRQNKLIQEKKGNLLKLIAEVKGKKQELEVLTANIQDLKEEYSRKKETISTANKANAERLKRLQKSADLYRDRLGLEIRKIYGEKLQFIFTNIDPKNPESPFMFSLHLNEARDYEVSDSAPHLEGLAEFQENVRKTNNFSAFLANVRKAFTATVYN, from the exons ATGGTAGAGGACGAACTGGCACTATTCGATAAAAGCATAAATGAATTTTGGAATAAATTCAAAAGTACGGACACCTCCGGTCAGATGGCGGGACTAAGAGATACCTACAAGGATTCCATGAAAGCATTTGCAG AAAAGCTGTCTGTGAAATTAAAGGAAGAAGAACGAATGGTTGAGATGTTTCTGGAATATCAAAATC AGATCAGCAGGCAAAATAAGCTCATTCAAGAAAAAAAGGGTAACTTGTTAAAATTGATTGCTGAAGTAAAAGGCAAAAAGCAGGAATTGGAAGTACTGACTGCAAATATCCAGGATCTTAAGGAAGAATATTCTAGGAAGAAGGAAA CTATTTCTACTGCTAATAAAGCGAATGCAGAGAGGTTGAAAAGGCTGCAGAAATCTGCAGACTTATATAGAGATCGACTTGGACTAGAAATTCGAAAAATTTATG GTGAGAAATTGCAGTTTATATTCACTAATATTGACCCTAAGAATCCTGAGAGCCCATTTATGTTTTCCTTGCATCTCAATGAAGCAAGGGACTATGAAG tgtcaGATAGTGCCCCTCATCTTGAGGGCCTAGCAGAATTTCAAGAGAATGTAAGGAAGACCAACAATTTTTCGGCTTTTCTTGCCAATGTTCGGAAAGCTTTTACTGCCACAGTTTATAATTAA